The Clostridia bacterium DNA window AAGCGAATCTGCACTTAATTTTGGGGAAAATGATTTTTTCTTCCCGGTTTGCCTGCAGAAAAAGCTTAGTGATGTCGTTGTACAACGGATTTCCGTCCTGGTCACAACCGCCCAAGGTATAGGTGTTTTCAAGCTCATGGTCGGCATATCCTGCCATCAGCATGTCATGGTCATAATGCATATCCCACAAAAGTAAAAACTTAGCCACTAAATCATAGGCAGATTCATAGGTCAGCACGCCTTTTTCCACATCCGCTTTGTAAAAGGGATATAAATCCACATCAATTCTGCCGAAGGTATTCGGGCCGATTCCCTCCAAAGAGCCAACCGCGACACGCATAAACGCAAGCACACAAAGTGCTTCATAGAAGCTCTGCGGTTTTTCCCAAGGAACACGCGATGCTGTTTCGGCAATAAGGGAAAGGTTGCTTTTGCACACTTCATTTGTTTCGTTTTCCAGCATTTTTTTAGCTTTTTCGCTAAATTTTTCCGCCATTTTCTTCAAGACAAGCATGCCGTGACAAACTGCATTCAAAAATTCGGTTTCTTCCGGTGCTTTGGCATTTTCAAGCTCTGCCTTTGCCTCTTCATATATACCCTTTAAGCCATGCTCTAAAATCGGACGGTTGTTGAAATTATAGTGTTGTGCTGTATCATTAAAGGGTCCGCAAATAAGATACAGTCGCTCATCGCATTGTGCTTGTCTTCGTTCGTTCAATTCTTCATTTTGTTCCCAAAAAAGATGCGCATTCCGCATATATACCCATCCGTTTGCCATGGTAAAACCATGGTTTTTTGCCCATCTTGCGCCATCGGATAAAGAGGTTAAGACACCCGTTTCATAATAAAAAGGACTGTTTTTAAACACAATCGGCTCAAACTCTTCGGCTATCACATCATACTGCAAAAGCTTCTGCTCGGTTACTGTCATATCATCTGTTGCTTTTTTGTCAAGTAAAGAAAAGCACTTTTCTGCAAAATCCTTAGAACGCTTTTCATCTCCCAACCAGTAAAACGACTTCAACTCATCGCGTAATTCCTGATAATTCATGCAATCATCTCCTTGTATTCATTATACAGTTTCCCTTACCAACTTTGCAATGGAATAAAAAGAAATTTGTAAAATACGGAAATTTTTATTGACAGCATTTAAAATTGATGCTACCATAAAATCAAGGAGGCGTTTTTTATGAATTTTCCGAAATTCAGGGTAAAAGATGTTTTGGGTGTTGTACGTTATATACCAACCACAAAGCAATGGCGTTCTGCCAACCTGCACCACATTGTCGGTATTAAGCTTAAAGGAAAGGCGCTTCACACCCTTAAAAATGACGAATTTATGTTAACCCAAAACTGCGTTTATTTTTTCAATCAAAAAGATGTATACCATGTTAAAGTATTAGAGCCAAGCGAAGCTTTTTCCATTCATTTTACAACTTTCGAGGACATTGAAACAGACAGTTTTTGCATTCCCCTTTCTGCGCCCGATACATTTGTGTCTGTTTTGCAAAAAGCGGAAACGGCACAAAAGAACGGAGAAGAACTACTGCTTGTTTCGCTATTATATCAATTTTTAGCAGAGCTTGAATCGGTGCACCGGAAAAAATATTTTCCAAAAGATAAGCGCATGACAGATGCTAAAAGCTATATAGATACGCATTTTACCGACTGTGATTGCCTGGAAAAAGCGATTGAAAACAGCCAAATCACTGCGCGACGTTTTGGCGAACTCTTCCGTGTCAATTTCGGTACAACACCCAACCGTTACATCACCTTTAAACGGATTGAATATGCCAAAAGCCTGCTTTTGACCAAAACCGTTTCGGTAAGCGATGTTGCAACCCTTTGCGGATACTCAGACATTTATTATTTCAGTAAGGTCTTTAAAAAAGAAACAGGGGTTTCGCCGATTAAATGGAACTAAGTATTCCGTGTGTTCGTTGACAAATAGCGCCTTTTATGTTATAGTAAATGAAAAGAGAGGCGACCTGAATGAAACAAGACCAAAAACTTGCTTTTATATACACACTGTTACATTTTTTAGTCGATTTTACCACTATTTTTCTGGTTTGCAAGGTATTAACCGGTCCGATTGTGGGATTAGCAAACCATTCCTTTGTATTTATTATATATAACCTCGTGGCATTTGCAGGACAGCTACCTATCGGTATCCTTTTGGATTTCCTGCAAAAGAACAGGCTTGTGGCAGCGGCCGGCTGTGCGCTTTCGGGCATTGCGTTCCCGCTATCCTTTGTTTTTCCGTGGCTTGCCTGCTTTATAGGTGCTTTGGGAAACGGTGCATTTCATATTGGTGCCGGTGCTGACATTTTGAAGATGAGTATGCCAAAAGCCGGGCTTTCAGGCATTTTTGTAAGCAGTGGCGCGCTTGGTGTGTGGCTTGCATACAAAGCCTCCGGCACATTTTTTCTTTATTTCTGTCCCTTTGTGATGTTTTTAGCTACTGCTTACCTTTTGCTTTCAAAAAACCTCGGGTCGGACAGAAAATTTGCGAAGATATATTTTACAAATCCAAAGCCCCTTGTTATAACCGCAGTTTTGTGTTTTAGTCTGACAATCATAATTCGCTCTTTTTTGGGTATGGTGATGTCTTTTTCATGGAAGGCAGTTCCGTATCTGTCTTTGCTGTCTGTTTTGGCTGTATTTGGCGGAAAAGCAGTGGGCGGCCTTCTTGGAGACGGACTCGGCTATACAAGGACCGCTGTTTTGTCCCTTGGCATTTCTTTTGTTACGTTCCTTTTCGCCTTTGAATTCCCCTTTATGGGTATTCTTGCCATTTTTTGCTTTAACATGACCATGCCGTTAACCCTTACAGCGATTGCCGGACTTTGCAGACAAAAATACGGGTTTGCGTTCGGACTTACCACCTTCGCGTTGGCGTTAGGCTTTATTCCGGTTGTTTTCGGAGCAGGCAATTTTTTCGGTATGCCTATGTTACTTCTTTGTGTAGGACTTTCATTGTTTCTTCTCGTTTTTGGCTACTTGCTTTTGGACAAAATGCAAGGAGTTGCTAAAAAATGATATGGATACTGCATATATTGCTTTTCAATTTAACAATTGTTCTTTTAACCGAGCTGACTCTTGGCTTTTTTCTGGGTGCAACATCACTTAAAAAACTGCTCACACTTGCTCTGGCTAATATCATAACCAATCCCGTTGTTGTATTGTCATCGCTTTCTCTGACGCTTTTTTTAAGTACATTTCACCCCATTGGTCTTTTGATTTTAGAGCTTCTTGCTTTTCTTACAGAAGGGTTTATATTTTCAAAGTGTCATGTTTCTAATACTAAAAATCCGTATATTATTTCACT harbors:
- a CDS encoding helix-turn-helix transcriptional regulator, translated to MNFPKFRVKDVLGVVRYIPTTKQWRSANLHHIVGIKLKGKALHTLKNDEFMLTQNCVYFFNQKDVYHVKVLEPSEAFSIHFTTFEDIETDSFCIPLSAPDTFVSVLQKAETAQKNGEELLLVSLLYQFLAELESVHRKKYFPKDKRMTDAKSYIDTHFTDCDCLEKAIENSQITARRFGELFRVNFGTTPNRYITFKRIEYAKSLLLTKTVSVSDVATLCGYSDIYYFSKVFKKETGVSPIKWN